From the genome of Prunus persica cultivar Lovell chromosome G8, Prunus_persica_NCBIv2, whole genome shotgun sequence:
CCCTGtaaatccgtcaattcccctggcaggtctcggcgacACACAGTCtgtccgagccgcaaactggcaggattcaAGGGACTatggtcagcctgatccgctgGCAGGTCTCGATGACACCAAGTCGACTCGAGCCGCTCTGGCAAGatacaggggaccgtagtcagcctgatccgcaatcctggcaggtctcggggacacagagtcagccgagccgcaaatcctggcaggtctcgggacaccaagtctgccgagccgcaaatcctggcactcacggtccgagcgtccccgaaactcgtgaggcaatgtCAAGTGCATTGACAGAACTGTAAACagactggatgtccgtagacatcggtccATCTGAGGGTAATCATCAAATAAAAATGGGTACGTggtggttttaaaaataaataactttaGGAAAATGTGATTAATAACTGTAATCTCACATTATGCTGCTATCTCATTTGATTTAGACCTCAAACTCTGTTTCTATAACTTTTAGCATGTGACAGAGCAGCATGAAATTATAGAAATATCACGGTACTAATCAAGCTCGGAAACTttcaataaaacttattcaaaatcaaataataaaattcatgCATATAAACTTATTTATAAAATCGTTTGTATAAacttatttatagaaaatcatttatgaaagaaaggtccactcactgctggtctgagctagctggaccctttgaaggtccctcctaaGGTTCTGCCGGTCCTCTGGTGCCTGATTACCCataaagattaaattaataaaactgctcaataaaagaattaaattaaacaccctgcccccggctcctagaaatgCGTGTACTCATTTTAAAGTCACTCCTATGCCCACTTTAGCCTTTCAGACAATTAGAACGGCCTTAAAAGACCTGAAGCTGTTCCCAGCGATAAACTGTTAGACCGGCCGATCCGGAACCTCGTCGGGTCCACGATCTCCGATGGCCAATCTGGGATTCTCTAAAGGTTCCTTACAGAGAAAGACCCatgtcctgcgagtttggtccgaaacggacggtcggattagcCAAAATTGCATTATCGCTTAAAAATCCAAActctagccctagggttcgcgatttcggagtatccgggactccgattcgcaatccgtcgaatcctacacgatcctgaaaTCATGTAAAATGACATATCTGAATTTGGGTGCGATCCAAGACCTCGACGACACTGCACCCAAGGATCGCGAAATATGGAAAATCTGTTCGGGGCTCAAATAGACTCCAaatcgagatccgcgaaatcctacgcgctcgaGACAACACGAGGATCGCAAAACTACTCAGAGTCACTTTACTACCCtcacccacgcgccgccacacgcgcgggcagtttgggtgtccaaagcgataccgGCTCGCcggaaaaactcaaaaccaaggctccaaactcctatcctcggtaaaacaccccatttggagccacttttgttcttagaCACACCCTAAAAAGTGGCCGAAAAGGGCCGATCGCGGAGGCCGAAGTTCGgccaattttcaattcgaaaatcgagtgatctacGGCTAAAATCGATGAAAATCTAACCAACCaacagctagagcatgaaaaataggtgagaatccataccttactcgaaagATTTGGTTGAGAATTGAGGGAGAACGAAGGGTCTGAAAATCGGGTGAAAACCGGTCGGAAATCTCGATTTTCCGACCAGTTCCGGTCGGCCCAAGGGCGGAGACGGGTCGGGAAAGGACGGCGGGGTCGAGGCAGTTCCGATGGTACCAACGCTGACGATCGGGACGGCCTGTGGTGGTGGCTGTGTTAAGCGGAAGGGGAGGGGGCGCGGGTCGCGCgacgggaggagagagaactgaggagagagagagaggaaaaggtataaaaatctgactttgtccaaattaccgttttgcccttcACGGTATTTTGActgtattttcttcgttacaactccgattcgagtccactccgtgtctacggactcgtttcgtCGTGCGCTACGCAACGGCGTAAGCGGAATTGCCAAATTCtttctcggtcaaaaagtcaactttttcccTATTTAATAATGTAAGGGCAAAATCGTCTTTCTtctagaataaattaatactaattttctgatattttgttttgggttattacagaTTGCCTTGTCGAATATTGATATATTAAGGAATCTAAAGTTATTCGTTGGTGTtacttaaaagaaaatttgtataTTATTGGAGTTGTGACTGTTGATTTttgaactacgtgtggcttgatccctcagtaagggtacgtaggtagcCTAGGGTCCCACCCGGGTGCAGCCGCGAACTAAAGATATTTCTGGAACTTTATTTTGGTCGTTTGGATCTAATCTCGCCGGTTATGGTGTTTGGATGAGTTTAGTGCCTACCGTGTCGGTGGTTTTAAAGCTCGTTTGAAAACGAGGCTTGGTTTAatgatttttctctttctctcggTTTAAGTGAGTGTTGTTAAAGTGTGGTTGTGGCCAAGACAGGACTGAAACCCGTCTTGGATTGCGTGCGATTTGGGGCCGAGTGCTTAAACTACTTGTGTTATTGTTGGGTTGTTAAACATCGTATGATGGAAATTGAGaagttattttatattagtaTGGTGGGCATGCATAACTTAATTCAAGCTCTTTAATTGCTTTGTTAAATCTCATTATTTTGACTTAAGAACTTTGTTGGTGGTTTTACTTCGGATTATTTGAAGTCCAGaggccgtttatgtgaattgcatgttattattttgtgCATACTGCTGTTGGGATATATTAATTGTGTTTTAACAGGTTGGAAATCTGAGAAAGTCCAATTTACAGGGGACTATAGTTTTAGTAAGTGGCCCGGCATCGGTGTGATGTCGAAATTTCCACAAGATTCGTAACATAATTATTACGAACATAACCAACCTCACAGTTTTCGAATACTTGGTTCATTAGCTCGTGAAAAAACGAGCCGAAGTATTGCTCCTCCATTGTGGTATACGGGGGATGTGACCATTCTCTTCGTGCACAACAAAATGTAGTGTAGCCAACGCTGGAAACACCTCAAAAgcccaaatatattttgaacaataaaatatcaatcactgtaaacaaattaaattgaacTTACACATTTATGGATATTTGCTCACCTGAAGTGCAAAACCAAAACCTTTTATGTGGTACTCTCTTGGTCTACCACTTGCCATtgtctttgatttcttttcagattttttggtttttgtagtttttttagGCATTTTGACTCGATGGTAATTTGCACCAAGTGCCCTCAAAAGTAAGGCATTTGTCTTCGTATATGAAACAGTGCCCCATGGATACTTCTGAAACTCTTCAAGGTCTTCCGACAATTTCAAATACCGCATATCAATGTTGACATGTTTTTCACTACACAACAGCACAAAAACAGCAAAATATAGAAATCCAAGCTTCACGGCATCCTCCTCATCAGCGCAGTCGTTGAAAGCTTTTTCTAGTTTAGAAAGGGTCACAGTTTTATTGTTGCAGAagtatttctttttcaatgaGCATTTTTCGTTAGTCGCAATCGGAATGAAAGGAAGGTTTGCCCCGTGATGACGCAAAACTGCTGGACTATGAATTATATCACTTTATTACCAATAATGAATTTTATCCTGTTCACTTGGGAAACTGTCTTCGGATCAACCTTCCTCAATAACAACTTGTGAAAAATTTGTGCAGTCCACTTAAGGACCTCAATCAGTAATagatgaccaaaacaactCTCCTGGAACCTTTGTAACTGTTGTGGACTCAATTTTTCCTTAATTGTATTTATGACGGTCTTTGTATGGGAAAGGAACAACACCTTTTCTTGGAACTTTTGATCCTCATCAATCATTATCTTTACTTTAGAAACCATATTTCCCTGCACACCAACATTATACATCTGGATCATTACATACCAAAATTTGATACCTATATTACTGGAACAAATAATTTCAAGCCATTGAAATATACACAATAATAAAGCAATAAACGCACAACATAGAGGCAGATCAAGGCAATAGGCATGAGATATATTAGTGATAACAGTACAATAGAGGGGAAATATACACCTGATATGCAATACATGTATGTTCACCAATGTGTCCCATGACAGAAAAAATACGAAATCCTTTTGGCTACCAGAAGTTGTTGATCCCATTTCCTTCTCTTATATTTTCTCTCCACAAGGCTTGCTTAAAAATGCCACAAATCTCATTTGATACATCACTTTCATTTATAATGCTATGTATAAGATAGTGTTTGATTTATTGGATTAAACTGTGGAATGAAATGGCCATTCCCAACAACTGTCAATCCCCTAAAATGTGAAATAATACCAATTGCATTCTTTACCCAATTTCAGTTTCTTATCTACTCTCAAACTTTCTCTGTACTCCATTCTTATCTACATTCCATTTTACCAAATCTGGATTACATTCCATCCACAAACCAAACACCACCCAACTGTCAAAGTGATTTTATGCTCCAAGAATCAACTTCATACACAGTTTGAGAGAAAAGGCTAAAAGAACTAGCCCAACTACATCAATGCTTCCTAAAATCTCCTCATCACCATACTgatatacatgtatgtaatAAAAAGAGAACATATGAAATACAATACAGATGGAACACAACAACACTACAATGGCAATACAACATCAATAACAATAGCAGTAATCAAGCGAATCCCAAATCAAATGCAAGAATCAATCCACAAAGAACGAACCCATTTATTGTTTCAAATAAGGAATCATCAGAATCAGACAATTTCAGacaaacccctaaaccctaaaccaatttcagagaaacccttaAAGTTTAAACCTATTTTAGAGAAACCCGtaaccaatttcagagaaacctcTACAATTTAAACCGATTTTAGAGAAACCTCTAAACCAATTTTAGAGAAatccctaaaccaatttcagagaaacctcTAAATcctaataaaataacaatgaCCAGTACCTATTGGAGGTTAGCGATGGTGTTGATCGAGGTTGCAAGCAGCTACGACTTAGGGGGAGCCACCTGACAGACACCCCTGGGAGAGGAAGAGCATTGCGTCAGAGTGAGAGCtgcacgagagagagagagagagagagagagagagagagagagagagagagagagagcgagcgAGAGCTGCACTTGACAGAGACAGAGCAAAGAAAGAGTGAGAGCTACGcgacagagagagacagagcaaagagagagctgagagagaaaactaaatttgagaaaaaatgTTGTGTgcaataagtggacaataaatatgtatttataggttaTATTTGCAAAATGTGTGGGAAAAGCTGTTATTTGCAGATAAAATTTGGAAAGCAATGACATTAAGCGttatttccctttttcttttttttcctttttttttaaccaaaCACTTGAATAAAAAAGTCATTTCAACATAGTGTCCTTTTTAGTCATTATACACAGCTAACAACACtttcacacaaaaaattaCCAATCACTCAGAAAATCGATTATTATACCAACatcacttttaacaaaaaatttaccaaacgctAAACTCTTTTCTTTCACAGctaatttctctcacagcaattattttcacaacacAGCAATGCCCAGTTTACCATTTTTGTCTACAAAGTAAAGacaatggagtaatataaaaataaatcaaagtaaaaagacaagatatttacttaaatgtttgGAATGGAAATAAGGCAAGGCGATATAaagcacaaaaaaaaaggacaatgGGCGGCCCGGCTCGACCCAATGGACGGGCTCGAGCTGATCCCTTTCAAGCCTCAGCTcaacttaaaaaaagaaaaagcctgACAAGACCCGACCCGagctaaaaaatttagggctgGCCTGGCCCTTTGGAATTTTTTGGAATCTCAAGATacattcaaatttcaatccaacttttttcagaattttcagattttggaacTTTCGAATGTTGTAATTGATTTGAACttgccaaaattgaaaattttcatatcGAAATCGGATTTACCAATCCAACTTGCACACCGAgtaagagcatttccacccATCCTTTTTTGCCAAAAGGGGGCTTATACTCCAAAAACAACCCCCACAAAGGAAAAGTTGCCACGACAAGAAGTGGGCCAACCAAAGTGGGCAAGGCCGAAGGCAAGACTTGATTGGCCTGCTGCCTAGGCAAGCGTGACATCATGCTGACGTCAACGactaatttaaatataaaaaatattaaataagtaattttttttatttatatttcctAGTCttattcttcacttcccacaccaaaatccatacaaattcatctcttTTATCTCATGTAAATAGTGGTTGCACTTGGGTTGCCATGACAATAGGTGAGAATGCATCAAAAAGTTGTTAGGGcagtcactattcatgtgaatagcaTTAGCCTTACTTGCCCTTTGTCATGGCACAATggggtggaagtgctctaagaGCATTTCCAACGCACAGCCCCAGCCATGGCAAGACGTGGGCTCCACCAACTCGGGCAAGACCCAAGGCAAAATCGGCCCATTCTCCTGCTTGAGGGCTGTGACATCAGCGCACAAAACGGTTGCCaatttttctataataaaaattgaaaataaatttgaaaaaatgtggaaaaaaataccgaaaaatttgaaaaaaaaaattctataaattcctaccaatattattcactttccacaccaaacttcatacaaattcttcttcttccaatattattcactttctacggctaaattttatttgtgtaAAAGTACAAATGACCTCTTCCATCAAAGTCAAAGGCTCGTGGACAACTatggaagatgttttgttgtgtgaTTGTTGGATTAAAGTTGGTCATTGCCCgatcacgggcaatgagatgaagttctctcatatgtggagaaaaattaatgaagaattttgtgaaagatcgGGTTCGGCTCGTATGGAAATGACCTTGGCTAGTAggtgaaattttttgtataaGGAGTTAGGGAAATGAAGAGATGAATTGGCAAAAGTGAGGGACAACTTTTGAAGAGGCGAAAATCTTGGCAACGAggtaaatttaaatttaatgtcataatttttatttatttatgttttcttgcattttcaatttttttttattagtatAAATaatgcaagcacaaatgtggttcagTGCCATTGGTTAGGACATAAAATCTTTCAACAATcaccaatgttgggaggttgtgaagaattgttcgagattcaaaattattcccacGAGTCCGACTGTTATGTTGAATGAGACGCCGCTCCACAATTCACCAACATCGAATTCGTCGTTGGACTCCCCAATGAATCAAGACTCACCAATTCAAAAGGGGTCAGGCCTATTGGAAGAAAGGCGGTAAATGCCAAGAGATTAAGCACTTTGAACAATGATTGTGCAAAATTTTTGGAGCAAATTGCTATCAACGACACattgagaattgagagagacatGAAAAGAGATGAGGCCGACAAGGCAATAGATGAAGCATTTGCATGAGAAAAGGAGTATGCACACAAACAAGACATGGACAAGAAATAttgggaaaccatggccatggatacgagcTATATGTCCCCTGACACAAAGTCATTTTGGAAGtaagaacgaagggatgttataaAAGCTTTTCTATGACAATGGACCTAACAACAtagattggttaaatgatgaaaaccattaggttgtaTTGATAGAGTTGCAATTTCTTAATTAGTTGTATTACTTGGCTTTTATTGaattagttgtattgcttgtcttttattgaatatagaaagcattcaataatatagctatttatttaaaacattgcatacatcaaaacaaagcataattcccACTGCAATGGCAACTTGATCATCGTCTGCTTCCtacttcctttcttcttcagcAAGTTTGCGcattctttcttcattttctcgcTCATCCCTCTCCAACAACTTCATCGTGTAAGACATTGAAAGTAGAATatgttttgtaaaatttgatAAATGAAAGGATAGAGAGGATATGGATGATTGCTGTGAGTTGTGACTGTAGTTTTATATAGGGatttaaaagataaagatgACACATGACGCAATTGTAGcaattgaaaatcttatccgaactctgatatgtgaattttatattaaatatggacatgtggcaaccaaaaatcttatttgaaatatgaggtgtgaattttataataaatatggacatgtggaaaccgaaaatcttatttgaaatctaagatgtgaattttataataaatatggacacgtggcaaccgaaaatcttatccgaaaattttatctgaaatatgagatatgaattttataaacaaaaaatattgacacgtggcaactgaaaatcttatccaaattaatcgtttaaatatatttaaagtgAATAATAATTGCCATTTGCTATGGTAATGAGTGAAAACCCAACTTGCCTTATGCAAGGGTAACATGTTTGTCTCCCTTACCCTTTGCCATAACAAGTGGCAAACTCAGTAATTCAGTGGCATATCTTGTAAATATGAGAATCTTGTAGGGTCGTTTTCCCAACCCAGTCATCCTCAACCTCTAACTCCTCTCGCACCACCTTCTCTTTGCCTCCCAACGCAGATTGAATTCCCAAATTCACGGTCCTTACTCTTTGCTCTCAGACGACTTTATCTTTCTCTACAGCCAAAATTAGGGTttgtaattcccaattaagtgcctattttttcaataattttttttttgtctctgATGATACCCTTTTGAATTGGGGGTGGGGTTGTGGttattcctttttgtttcaattctaGGTTTTAGTTTTGCAATTTCAGCTAAAAATTCCCTTTTTCTATTTGGTTGTGGGGCTTTTCATTGTTCGTGAAATTTTTGGTGGCTTGGAGCTGTAAATGTACTATTAGAAATGTCAGAATCCAATCACCAGAACTCAATGTATGGCTCAGGAGGAGCCCCGCAGAGTAACCAAGTTGAGGAACAAGAAGACGACGTTGAAGAGTCCATAGACAACCCTCACATACGCTTCGAAGATAGTAGCGCCATTCCTCCCAATCCACTGTACCTTACCAGCTCAGAATACCCTCCGGCGGCGGCCACGAACGGCGGCTCTGATCAGCTTACGCTGTCGTTTCAGGGCGAGGTTTACGTCTTCGACGAAGTTTCTCCTGATAAGGTAAAGTTCTTTCGCTTCTGGGTGGTGCTCAATTTGAGTGTAACTGTTTTTAGACTTTTGCTTCATTCTGTACTGGTGATTTctgctttgttttctttgctaTAGTGGTGTTTAGTCTGATGGgttcttgttttgttcttgGCTAGACCTTAAATTACTTGCTTTTCTTTGAGAAAATGCGTTTTGATTAGTTTGTGGGAATCATGCAGTTAAAGTAAGTTCTTTGAGTGGTTCAATGTTTGCTGAACATCataattggtttttttatttattgtttatgCATATGGGCAACCTGTGTTATGAATTAAAGTCTTTAGGTGTTAATGAGAGGGGTTGCCTGAGAGACTTGAGCATCTGTGGTTGTTTTTCACAGGTGCAGGCCGTACTACTACTTTTGGGCGGATATGAAATCCCTTCTGGCATTCCTTCAATGGGGCCGGTTCCTCTTAACCAGCAAGTGtgtacttatatatatatatatatatatatatatatatatttatgtctAAATCATGCAAAAGTTTATTGGAATGTAGTCTTTCAGTTgatgttattttctttcactttGTTGCGATAATGACATCTCTTACAGGGTATGAATGACTTACCTGTAAAGCCAATTCAACCACAAAGAGCTGCATCTTTAAGTCGGTTTcgtgagaaaagaaaagaacgtTGTTTTGATAAGAAAATCCGTTACACTGTGCGAAAAGAAGTTGCACTCAGGTACTACAAGATTATCTActtgtttattcattttccTTGGCCCTTCAGTTGAAAGTTCTCTATCATTCTCTGACAAAGACTCTATGCCACTTTTGTACATGCATATCATGATTTATAATGTTGTTTAGCATCCTTTTCA
Proteins encoded in this window:
- the LOC18768908 gene encoding GATA transcription factor 28, whose translation is MSESNHQNSMYGSGGAPQSNQVEEQEDDVEESIDNPHIRFEDSSAIPPNPLYLTSSEYPPAAATNGGSDQLTLSFQGEVYVFDEVSPDKVQAVLLLLGGYEIPSGIPSMGPVPLNQQGMNDLPVKPIQPQRAASLSRFREKRKERCFDKKIRYTVRKEVALRMQRKKGQFTSSKASSDDGGPASSGATQGSGQDESMQETSCMHCGISSKSTPMMRRGPAGPRTLCNACGLKWANKGVLTGGPKVSNIGMQDPSAKGIEQGDGEAKDSVAITMGANIAPSPNGDNSTMTVDRNL